A single region of the Tachyglossus aculeatus isolate mTacAcu1 chromosome X1, mTacAcu1.pri, whole genome shotgun sequence genome encodes:
- the RLN3 gene encoding relaxin-3, producing MPKLGLFLTLWVLVWDLRPEAEARSPSYGVKLCGREFIRAVIFTCGGSRWRREGILSTGDALVDTMGSESDEATSSEWHSGPGVLAAKELNNFYTGHSWQGAPWSQPGQEAGTSRDGRDVLAGLSSNCCKWGCSKSEISSLC from the exons ATGCCTAAACTGGGGTTGTTTCTGACCCTTTGGGTGCTGGTGTGGGATCTGCGCCCGGAAGCTGAGGCTCGGAGCCCCTCGTACGGAGTGAAGCTCTGTGGCCGGGAGTTCATCCGGGCTGTCATCTTCACCTGCGGTGGCTCCCGTTGGAGACGAGAAGGGATCCTGTCCACAG GGGACGCTTTGGTGGACACTATGGGGAGCGAATCAGACGAAGCCACTTCCAGCGAGTGGCACTCCGGCCCTGGCGTGCTTGCAGCCAAAGAACTGAACAACTTCTACACTGGCCACAGCTGGCAGGGAGCACCTTGGAGCCAGCCAGGCCAGGAGGCGGGGACCTCCCGGGATGGACGAGATGTCTTAGCTGGACTCTCCAGCAACTGTTGCAAATGGGGCTGTAGCAAGAGCGAAATCAGCTCCCTGTGCTAG
- the IL27RA gene encoding interleukin-27 receptor subunit alpha, with translation MVPTNDMNCTWEPGPDPGVLYTFFYQSKKYDPNRTQETQVPIGQHWVLIKRESLTESDLYQVWVRSAHRPPSPGDPEPLLIDLDDIVKPNPPKMSPSVEYSNDSLEVTVTWTPPEWSYPQSFIYQLRYRNHSSPVWIQLDPEDTLMGHFVLQALEPATRYEVAIRCRLQDEKGFWSDWSPSISFWSVPAAPSSLVNLWVSASLCSPKPGGDSPLLLWKPLANETNLSYEVVFRVRGCDLPPVVHPCCQALLPRDAEWARVLAFNPTGRTPFANLTLECAGSAPEGVRVESTGNQELLVTWKPGQGGEPQEYVVEWARDGGTVQELHWIRLQAGEHKVLLNGNFPPGIPFQVAVSGIFPQGLGRSLPAWGYGQETVPLAGPALQRLQDVPGGAPVVAWEQLPLRQRRGHLTSYNLYVQAGTSPPTLCIVSSDTQNLTLRNLVSGGRYKLWMTAATSAGEGLPGPSLLFQLPENTVRWKVFLGCLLFPGLLLLGCGLGLAFSKRCLHICHKIPPRWLWEDTPDPFNSRAAWTEEEDVPRALPPQEPPLLEVEEMEPLTAPEAGVASQQPLPTFGYERHFLPTPEELGLYSAGQVDCAQITTQPGEEEMQDGGERGPEGTVGTEKSENLPASGEEGEIDTGPEMTGVSQSLEGSPLRLLPSPL, from the exons ATGGTACCCACCAACGACATGAACTGCACGTGGGAACCTGGCCCAGACCCAGGAGTCTTATACACCTTTTTCTACCAGAGCAAAAAGTA CGACCCTAACAGGACTCAGGAGACCCAGGTACCCATAGGGCAGCACTGGGTACTGATCAAGAGAGAAAGCTTGACCGAGTCTGACTTGTACCAAGTCTGGGTGAGGTCGGCCCACCGTCCCCCCAGCCCAGGAGACCCTGAGCCCCTCCTCATCGACCTGGACGACATAG TGAAACCCAACCCCCCTAAGATGTCTCCCAGTGTGGAGTACTCCAATGACTCTTTAGAGGTCACCGTTACCTGGACCCCTCCTGAATGGTCCTATCCCCAGTCTTTCATCTACCAGCTCCGCTACCGCAACCACAGCAGCCCCGTCTGGATCCAG CTGGATCCAGAAGACACACTTATGGGCCATTTTGTCCTCCAAGCCCTGGAACCCGCCACAAGATACGAGGTGGCCATCCGCTGCCGACTTCAGGATGAGAAAGGCTTCTGGAGTGACTGGAGCCCAAGTATCAGCTTCTGGAGTGTGCCGGCTG caCCAAGCAGCCTGGTGAATCTGTGGGTGTCAGCATCTCTCTGCAGTCCGAAGCCTGGGGGTGACAGTCCCCTGCTGCTCTGGAAG CCGCTCGCAAATGAGACCAATCTAAGCTATGAAGTGGTGTTCCGGGTCAGGGGTTGTGACCTGCCCCCTGTTGTGCACCCCTGCTGCCAAGCCTTGCTTCCCAGAGACGCAGAGTGGGCAAGGGTGCTGGCCTTCAACCCTACCGGCCGCACACCTTTTGCCAACCTCACCTTGGAGTGTGCGG GTTCTGCCCCGGAGGGAGTCAGGGTCGAGAGCACAGGGAACCAGGAGCTGCTAGTAACCTGGAAGCCCGGGCAAGGAGGGGAGCCCCAGGAGTATGTGGTGGAGTGGGCCAGGGATGGGGGAACTGTCCAGGAACTTCACTGGATCCGACTACAAGCCGGGGAACACAAAGTCCTGCTGAATG GGAACTTCCCACCGGGAATCCCCTTCCAGGTGGCTGTGAGTGGCATTTTCCCCCAAGGGCTGGGCCGCTCCTTGCCAGCCTGGGGCTATGGGCAAGAGACAg tgccctTGGCAGGCCCAGCCCTTCAGCGATTACAGGATGTCCCCGGGGGAGCACCAGTTGTAGCATGGGAGCAGTTGCCCCTCAGGCAGCGTCGTGGGCACCTGACTAGTTATAACCTGTATGTGCAGGCGGGCACCAGCCCTCCTACCCTCTGCATTG TGAGTTCAGACACCCAAAATCTAACCTTGCGGAACCTGGTGTCCGGTGGGCGCTACAAGCTATGGATGACGGCTGCCACCTCTGCCGGGGAAGGACTCCCTGGACCAAGCCTTCTATTCcaactcccag AGAACACAGTAAGGTGGAAGGTGTTCCTGGGCTGCCTGCTATTCCCTGGGCTGCTGCTACTAGGCTGTGGACTGGGCCTGGCCTTCTCCAAACG TTGCCTCCATATCTGCCACAAGATTCCACCCCGCTGGCTCTGGGAGGACACCCCAGATCCTTTCAACAGCAGAGCCGCCTGGACGGAGGAAGAG GATGTCCCCAGGGCCCTGCCCCCACAGGAGCCTCCTCTCCTAgaagtggaagagatggagccccTGACTGCACCAGAGGCTGGAGTGGCCAGCCAACAGCCATTGCCCACCTTTGGCTACGAGAGGCACTTCCTGCCCACCCCAGAAGAGCTGGGTCTCTACTCGGCAGGACAAGTTGACTGTGCTCAAATCACCACACAGCCTGGAGAAGAGGAGATGCAggatggtggggaaagggggccAGAGGGGACTGTGGGAACCGAAAAATCTGAGAACCTACCAGCctcgggagaggaaggggagatagacactgggCCAGAAATGACTGGCGTGTCCCAAAGCCTGGAGGGCTCCCCTCTccgactccttccctccccgctgTAG